A stretch of the Candidatus Jettenia sp. AMX2 genome encodes the following:
- a CDS encoding sulfite exporter TauE/SafE family protein yields MHDAASLFFMGLLYGTTVCSLTCLPYLGLYLLSTGRGFTDGVKSSLLFLSGKLICYTFAGGLSAYLGSILMPEESIFAKQIMGIAIIAFGLSIFLTGRNGHCSRIQGTGKTITLFITGVSTSLIPCPPLITMLLLAAKSGSFVSGATYGMVYGLGIAISPLIIACGGLSLISKTVKKEAGGIMPYLQGISAVMIVIMGVKILM; encoded by the coding sequence ATGCATGACGCTGCTAGCTTGTTTTTTATGGGACTGCTTTACGGAACAACCGTCTGCAGCCTCACCTGCCTCCCCTATCTTGGCCTCTATCTTTTAAGCACCGGCAGGGGATTTACCGATGGCGTGAAATCATCGCTTTTATTCCTGTCCGGAAAGCTCATCTGCTATACATTTGCCGGAGGACTTTCAGCGTATCTCGGAAGTATCCTGATGCCGGAAGAAAGCATATTTGCAAAACAAATCATGGGAATCGCTATTATCGCCTTTGGCCTTTCTATCTTTTTGACGGGCAGGAACGGGCATTGCAGCAGGATACAGGGAACGGGCAAAACTATTACCCTGTTTATCACAGGTGTATCAACGAGCCTGATACCGTGTCCTCCCCTTATTACAATGCTGCTGCTTGCTGCAAAGAGCGGCTCTTTCGTTTCCGGAGCCACGTATGGTATGGTTTATGGACTTGGGATAGCCATATCACCACTCATCATTGCCTGCGGTGGATTATCATTAATCTCAAAAACAGTTAAGAAAGAGGCCGGAGGCATTATGCCTTATCTGCAGGGCATTTCTGCCGTAATGATAGTAATAATGGGTGTGAAAATATTGATGTAA
- a CDS encoding acyl-CoA dehydratase activase, giving the protein MSEKYFAGIDIGSTAIKIVLVNESGEIAAHQTSPTGCHFHRNTLNSFNTLLEKTGIKREEVVYITSTGYGRKLFKETDESISEITANAAGAREIGRDYGTVRTIINIGGQDSKVICIDEAGHVKNFAMNDKCAAGTGRFLEMTARNLDVEVDELGALHLQAKGTPLPINSTCTVFAESEIISILANGHEKEDIVAGVHYSIAKRIVRLAKRTGINDMVFFDGGPALNKGLVAAMEDELMRRIVVPEIPQITTAFGAAVIARDAFCAGGEKIYA; this is encoded by the coding sequence ATGAGCGAAAAATACTTTGCGGGGATTGACATCGGATCGACAGCCATAAAAATCGTCCTGGTAAACGAATCGGGTGAAATAGCTGCGCATCAGACCTCCCCCACAGGCTGTCACTTTCACAGAAACACGCTGAACAGTTTCAATACGCTGCTTGAGAAGACCGGAATAAAAAGAGAAGAGGTCGTTTACATTACATCCACCGGTTACGGCCGGAAGCTTTTTAAGGAAACTGACGAGTCAATAAGTGAAATCACGGCAAACGCCGCGGGGGCAAGGGAAATTGGCAGGGATTACGGAACCGTACGGACAATTATCAATATCGGGGGACAGGACTCAAAGGTAATCTGCATCGATGAAGCAGGCCATGTAAAAAACTTTGCCATGAATGACAAATGTGCCGCAGGCACAGGGAGATTCCTTGAGATGACTGCAAGGAATCTTGATGTGGAGGTAGACGAACTCGGGGCGTTGCACCTGCAGGCAAAAGGAACCCCCCTTCCCATCAACAGCACCTGTACAGTATTTGCCGAGTCCGAAATCATCAGCATCCTGGCAAACGGACATGAGAAGGAGGATATTGTTGCAGGTGTCCACTATTCCATAGCTAAAAGGATTGTACGCCTTGCAAAACGGACAGGCATCAATGATATGGTCTTTTTTGACGGTGGCCCTGCACTGAACAAAGGGCTTGTTGCGGCAATGGAAGACGAGTTGATGAGGAGGATTGTAGTACCTGAGATACCCCAGATTACCACGGCATTTGGTGCGGCGGTTATTGCCAGGGATGCGTTCTGCGCAGGAGGGGAAAAGATTTATGCATGA
- a CDS encoding DUF5615 family PIN-like protein: MKLFIDHDVYRITVDFLRQHGHDVVTAKELGLHTASDEELLEKAKNMDRLLITRDKDFGMLIFLKKELCSGVICLKTTPLTIHEVHNELHKILEKYTEKDLKTSFCMVEPHRYRIRRIDI; the protein is encoded by the coding sequence ATGAAACTATTCATTGACCATGATGTATACAGAATAACTGTTGATTTCCTAAGACAGCATGGACATGATGTTGTAACTGCCAAAGAACTTGGGTTACATACGGCTTCTGACGAAGAGTTATTAGAAAAGGCAAAAAATATGGACAGATTGCTTATCACTCGTGATAAAGACTTTGGAATGCTGATTTTTCTTAAAAAAGAGTTATGTTCAGGTGTTATTTGTCTAAAAACTACTCCATTAACAATACATGAAGTTCATAATGAATTACACAAGATTTTAGAGAAGTATACAGAAAAAGATTTAAAAACAAGTTTTTGCATGGTTGAGCCACATAGATATCGGATACGCCGTATTGATATATAA
- a CDS encoding double-cubane-cluster-containing anaerobic reductase, which produces MEIERFERIKKTTAIHLAMEAKETLKKITDDFPDNPDAMGYFYELFHNLYCNEASSGRDAAGYAASRHDRETQASLPQRQGTPRRERLQGQALQDTHDPRPSRLQPLGTGMPESCKPGTKKIIGTMCLQVPDELICAAGAISLRLCGGAYTYDQRGAEFMPAKSCPLMKATMGTLHTNQALFTDLLSAIVIPTTCDQKKKSVDMLQDMGFTIFPLEMPSVKDTEEARDYWQNSVKKFVLWLEQITGNRITRKSLYDSILKINRSRAEFRRFYNLRKSAPSVIYGKDAFLVANAYFFDDKEQWTDALKRLNNELEDRVSGGISVVNKHAPRILFTGSPAIFPNFKLPLIIEMSGGVVVTDEVCSSSRLLYDSVIFDEANLYDMIPAVADRYLKPCTCPCFVKNEDRKRKLLDMAKGFGIDGVVYQAFSGCYLYEMEHKGIGGALETAGIPVLYIETDYSPEDTGQLTTRVEAFIESIKVRKRRS; this is translated from the coding sequence ATGGAAATTGAAAGATTTGAAAGAATAAAAAAGACAACAGCTATTCACCTTGCAATGGAGGCAAAGGAGACGCTGAAAAAAATAACAGATGATTTCCCGGACAATCCGGATGCAATGGGGTATTTTTATGAACTGTTCCATAATCTCTATTGCAACGAAGCATCCTCCGGCAGAGATGCAGCAGGTTATGCCGCTTCCCGGCATGACCGTGAAACACAGGCATCCTTGCCACAAAGGCAGGGTACTCCCCGGAGGGAAAGGCTTCAGGGCCAGGCATTACAGGATACCCATGATCCCCGGCCATCCCGGTTACAGCCTTTGGGAACAGGCATGCCGGAGAGTTGCAAGCCCGGGACAAAAAAAATTATCGGAACCATGTGCCTGCAGGTGCCTGATGAGCTTATCTGTGCGGCCGGAGCGATATCGTTAAGACTCTGTGGCGGCGCCTATACCTATGACCAGCGGGGCGCTGAATTCATGCCGGCAAAATCATGCCCCCTCATGAAGGCAACCATGGGAACGCTGCACACCAATCAGGCATTATTCACGGATTTGCTGAGTGCAATCGTTATCCCGACAACCTGCGATCAGAAAAAAAAGTCCGTTGACATGCTGCAGGACATGGGATTTACCATATTCCCCCTTGAGATGCCTTCTGTAAAAGACACAGAAGAGGCACGGGATTACTGGCAGAATTCTGTTAAAAAATTTGTATTGTGGCTTGAGCAGATAACAGGAAACAGGATTACCAGAAAAAGCCTGTATGATTCCATATTGAAAATAAACAGGTCACGGGCAGAATTCAGAAGGTTTTACAACCTCAGAAAAAGTGCACCGTCCGTCATATACGGAAAAGACGCATTCCTTGTTGCAAATGCTTACTTTTTTGATGATAAGGAACAATGGACTGATGCCCTGAAAAGGCTCAACAACGAACTGGAAGACAGGGTTTCCGGAGGCATATCCGTTGTAAACAAACATGCGCCGAGGATCCTTTTTACCGGCTCACCAGCCATCTTCCCCAACTTTAAGCTGCCTTTGATCATAGAGATGTCAGGCGGCGTAGTGGTGACAGACGAGGTTTGCTCATCGTCGCGCCTTTTATATGACTCCGTAATTTTCGACGAAGCGAATCTTTACGATATGATACCTGCCGTTGCAGACCGGTATCTGAAACCATGCACCTGTCCGTGTTTTGTGAAAAATGAAGACAGAAAGAGGAAACTGCTGGATATGGCAAAGGGCTTTGGCATCGACGGCGTTGTGTATCAGGCGTTTTCAGGATGTTATCTCTATGAGATGGAACACAAAGGCATTGGAGGCGCACTTGAAACAGCAGGGATTCCCGTTCTTTATATTGAAACGGATTACAGTCCGGAAGACACGGGACAGTTAACCACAAGGGTTGAGGCTTTTATAGAGTCTATAAAAGTGAGGAAGAGGAGATCATGA
- a CDS encoding DUF433 domain-containing protein: protein MEDYRNRITVNPKIHFGKPYIRGTRITVDNVLELVLEGIPFDEIIQNYYPDLRVEDIKACIQYALDLIRKEEICIEVG from the coding sequence ATGGAAGATTATAGAAATCGTATAACCGTTAATCCTAAAATACATTTTGGGAAGCCATACATAAGGGGTACAAGAATAACCGTTGATAATGTACTTGAATTAGTCCTGGAAGGAATCCCTTTCGATGAAATTATTCAAAATTACTACCCGGATTTGAGAGTAGAGGACATTAAGGCTTGTATTCAGTATGCGCTGGATTTGATTAGAAAAGAAGAAATCTGCATAGAAGTAGGCTGA
- a CDS encoding TonB-dependent receptor, with product MENKALFAYGAPSKAEKKRNMAGSAATRTWYLLILLLSVLLSCSVLVAKEIRPEEVTAATESKETAGKKPAGTNTAKKEDVRLEEVVITATRTERTTEEIPASVSTVTKEDIKNTRMFNLREALTGIPGVQAETRNGAYDARLIIRGAGLKARFGIREIMVLLDGVPITDPDGMTRLDFVDPQLVERIDIVKGPNSTLYGANAVGGVINIITKSPFEELKSVKAGYGNYNAQMYNVIYGNHIGNTYFTFAGSRRSTDSWREWNEFTTNQGSLKIGHMFDTRTTLEANISLTQADLQLAGTLTKDQFTSDITQLTSDPWRHMGRYSEILYSSLKFEKEIDNIRIKPLVYFQTWDHFHPVTGLINDGGSNVYGADIQTDIIHSIAGIRGVLTAGVTGQMDKSSGDKFTYRDFVTGAGGRILHTTSDAKGDLAETGKDTATKWGIYVQESLRPSDRWIVDLGIRYDQVRFDIDTERFMAFNWGAGRYVDKQETIDVERTFEYVSPRIGVVYKLSSIFNLYGNISTGFQTPQASEISLNPDLDPSKTYNYETGLKARFEGGHGFDLSLFHMTVKDDIVQTIETGNISSYSNAGKSRKRGVEFSGNVQTLPGLFHGVSYAYSDFRFTEFIEPVREGAAFVFHDRSGNRFPYIPKHQYGFFTDYRHPSGIRFRIDTNTWGKYYVDNANSETFSGYDFLTNVLVGYERKNLDITFDVYNVFDMRYAMEVTKDTDLRFRPGAPLTMMIRLTYKF from the coding sequence ATGGAGAACAAAGCCCTGTTTGCATACGGAGCGCCTTCAAAAGCGGAAAAGAAGCGGAATATGGCTGGCTCTGCCGCAACAAGGACATGGTATCTTCTGATACTATTGTTATCTGTATTGCTTTCTTGCAGTGTCTTAGTGGCGAAAGAAATAAGGCCTGAAGAGGTTACTGCTGCAACGGAAAGCAAAGAAACTGCAGGAAAAAAACCGGCAGGCACAAACACTGCAAAGAAAGAGGACGTAAGGCTTGAAGAGGTTGTTATTACTGCAACAAGGACGGAAAGGACTACAGAAGAGATACCTGCAAGCGTAAGCACTGTAACAAAAGAAGACATAAAAAACACAAGGATGTTCAATCTGAGAGAGGCGCTTACCGGCATTCCCGGCGTACAGGCGGAAACAAGAAACGGGGCATACGATGCGAGGCTGATCATCAGGGGCGCAGGATTAAAGGCACGGTTTGGCATCAGGGAGATAATGGTATTGCTTGACGGGGTTCCGATAACAGACCCCGATGGGATGACAAGGCTCGATTTTGTTGACCCACAGCTTGTTGAGAGGATTGATATTGTAAAGGGACCGAACTCCACCCTTTACGGGGCAAATGCTGTTGGCGGTGTTATCAATATTATCACAAAGAGCCCCTTTGAAGAGTTGAAATCCGTAAAAGCAGGCTACGGGAATTATAACGCCCAGATGTACAACGTCATCTATGGAAATCACATTGGCAATACCTATTTCACCTTTGCAGGAAGCAGGCGTTCCACAGACTCATGGAGGGAATGGAATGAATTTACCACAAATCAGGGCAGCCTCAAGATAGGGCATATGTTTGATACCCGTACTACGCTTGAGGCGAATATCAGTTTAACACAGGCTGATCTGCAGCTTGCGGGAACGCTTACGAAGGACCAGTTCACGAGCGATATCACACAGCTAACCTCAGACCCATGGAGGCATATGGGGCGGTACAGCGAGATATTGTATTCGAGCCTTAAGTTTGAGAAGGAAATAGACAATATACGGATCAAACCACTGGTGTATTTTCAGACATGGGACCACTTCCACCCGGTAACCGGGCTTATTAATGATGGAGGTTCGAACGTCTATGGCGCCGACATCCAGACGGATATCATTCACAGCATTGCAGGGATCAGAGGTGTTCTGACCGCAGGCGTGACAGGCCAGATGGATAAGTCAAGCGGGGATAAATTTACCTACAGGGATTTTGTTACCGGCGCAGGAGGAAGGATCCTTCATACCACTTCAGATGCAAAAGGTGACCTTGCTGAAACCGGCAAAGACACTGCAACCAAATGGGGTATCTATGTTCAGGAATCATTAAGGCCCTCTGACAGATGGATTGTAGACCTCGGCATACGATATGACCAGGTAAGGTTCGATATCGACACGGAAAGGTTTATGGCATTTAACTGGGGCGCTGGCAGATATGTAGATAAACAGGAGACGATCGACGTAGAAAGGACCTTTGAATATGTCAGCCCCAGAATCGGCGTTGTTTATAAGCTGAGCAGTATCTTTAACCTGTACGGAAACATATCGACAGGCTTTCAGACCCCCCAGGCATCGGAGATAAGCCTGAATCCGGATTTAGACCCTTCAAAGACCTACAATTACGAGACGGGTTTGAAGGCACGGTTTGAGGGTGGCCACGGTTTCGACCTTTCGTTATTCCATATGACGGTAAAGGACGATATCGTCCAGACAATCGAAACGGGCAACATATCTTCTTACAGTAATGCAGGAAAATCAAGGAAAAGAGGTGTGGAATTCTCCGGAAACGTTCAGACCTTACCTGGCTTGTTTCACGGTGTATCATACGCTTACAGCGACTTCCGGTTTACTGAATTTATTGAGCCGGTAAGGGAGGGCGCGGCTTTTGTCTTTCATGACAGAAGCGGTAATAGATTCCCGTATATTCCGAAACACCAATACGGATTTTTTACCGATTACCGGCATCCATCTGGTATCAGGTTCAGGATTGATACAAATACCTGGGGCAAATACTATGTGGATAATGCAAATTCAGAGACCTTCAGTGGATACGATTTTCTCACCAATGTCCTTGTTGGATACGAACGGAAAAATCTGGATATAACCTTCGATGTATACAACGTATTCGACATGAGGTATGCAATGGAGGTGACAAAGGACACCGATTTAAGATTCAGGCCAGGAGCACCTTTGACTATGATGATAAGGTTAACATATAAGTTTTAA
- a CDS encoding 4Fe-4S binding protein, whose product MKRIRHFINNTDINRFRFYFQIISFAVLIYGGYFAINISNNMPTFVCVFAENRGGTCYLWPLQHQVNTPVRELLGGRGIGILTGLATFFILFILFNKAWCGFVCPLGSVQDWITKVRARLGIRNSTYSETVFRKLKTIKYIVLILLILLPLGVSNLGLPYDLVTSYCMICPARTILPLFSADTSQLVADFSSKTMVVLTGLGMAVTGAFFTGAFIKKRFYCFYCPMSALHYVFSKTSLLRMTKDGSRCTRCGNCYRVCDMGIREIADDVKSRNIVKDDCMMCFKCVAACPEDACLEVRFICLPVYSSTEDGFFKRMERKCRNGN is encoded by the coding sequence ATGAAAAGAATAAGACACTTTATTAACAACACGGATATAAACCGGTTCAGGTTTTATTTTCAGATAATCTCCTTTGCAGTATTAATCTACGGAGGATATTTCGCTATCAACATAAGCAATAATATGCCAACCTTTGTATGTGTCTTTGCTGAAAACAGAGGTGGCACATGCTATTTATGGCCGCTTCAGCATCAGGTCAATACCCCCGTCAGAGAACTTTTGGGCGGAAGGGGAATCGGTATCCTTACCGGACTTGCCACGTTCTTTATACTCTTTATCCTGTTTAACAAGGCCTGGTGCGGATTTGTATGCCCCCTTGGTTCTGTTCAGGACTGGATAACAAAGGTGCGGGCAAGGCTTGGCATAAGGAACAGTACCTATTCCGAAACCGTATTTAGAAAACTGAAGACGATCAAGTATATCGTTTTAATCCTCCTGATCCTTTTACCGTTAGGGGTCAGCAACCTGGGGTTGCCATATGACCTGGTAACATCCTATTGTATGATATGCCCCGCCAGGACCATTCTTCCGCTCTTTTCAGCAGACACAAGCCAGCTTGTCGCCGACTTCAGTTCAAAGACCATGGTAGTTCTCACAGGTCTCGGGATGGCTGTCACAGGCGCATTCTTTACCGGCGCCTTTATAAAAAAACGGTTCTACTGCTTTTACTGCCCGATGAGCGCCCTTCACTACGTATTTTCCAAGACATCGCTCCTGAGGATGACAAAGGACGGCTCAAGATGTACAAGATGCGGCAACTGCTACAGGGTTTGTGATATGGGGATAAGGGAGATAGCGGATGATGTAAAAAGCAGGAATATTGTCAAGGATGACTGCATGATGTGCTTTAAATGTGTTGCTGCATGTCCCGAAGATGCCTGCCTGGAAGTAAGGTTTATTTGCCTGCCTGTGTACAGTTCTACAGAAGACGGCTTTTTTAAGAGAATGGAAAGGAAGTGCAGGAATGGAAATTGA
- a CDS encoding TaqI-like C-terminal specificity domain-containing protein encodes MMSEQEMLFFLKNQKLFSNNYLEHRLQSTSLWNADNEKVRTAFENIKDAYRSTRSLKLGPGEEANLEDKFIRPVLTSLDYEWDVQPTTQRGAKKKRPDYALFKDNDSYKEARKEKDNFRYFYSYSLTILEAKYWGRSLNDTDPKDILDTRDPTAQIVKYLDDVYYASQSRIQWAILTNGKVWRLFYYRAASRSGNYYEVDLEEIINCNNPDTFKYFYLFFSKDAFISDPVTGKTWLDQHIKGSEDYAARVSENLKNLIFDKIFEGLAEGFIEYRCNEKHIKKETDEDLKEIFNGCLTLLYRLLFLLYAESRALLPVNDQDRYYKKSLKRLKEDIANELEITIFEGMSHQTYDYWSRLESLCRIIERGDKALNIPVYNGGLFETPLESFLAANKISDPYLAEAIALLTIDQQGEYTPGQKPFIDYSSLDVRHLGNIYEGLLEFHIRIADEPMVEIKEGSKLLWKKESEIDATTRIYRRKEKGGIYIENSKHERKATGSYYTPHYIVEYIVKNTVGPVLETRFQRAHEILSELEALYRKQQRQLKKLKDWKYWEHLGEPLGTHIDEIQKLEEGLFETVFDVKVLDPAMGSGHFLVHTVDFITDKVIAFLANFPENPVIRKMENLKHEILEGIKRQGVSIDESKLTEVNLTKRTVMKRCIYGVDLNAMAVELTKLSLWLDSFTLGAPLSFLDHHLKCGNSLIGSNLETLRNATEKKLFRISLEPLNRAIRNMLFVSSLSDATYQQVKDSERKYRDADKSIIGYRILLDILVSEHFGVKEAKIFLPEVSSIIDLDNLKRSIDSLHKKDRKTISSIERIAKGKRFFHWEIEFPEVFFERVGSREQKVERKENPGFDCVIGNPPYIGFHGFEEIKFYLKQTYQSCSGKYDIYIPFIELFLRILRKHGKGSYICPSGFMKRDYGKHLRILLNHNAMLEILHDFRDYQVFEGATNYTCIFVFSNNPVFSNYNFKASFGNDLHSQKFTINTEYTLSEEAWNITTDNLLMKVKSSGRTIPLKEIASVIAEGIVTGCNDVFVLKNNSFDNSILAENGVIRKALKGETTDRYEIKWDDTYLIYPYKLDVNKTIPLSEGELKKYPNTYQYLLDKRSKLLGRDYFDNSSKFWFELWNQRDLARQSSRKIVVQENSAKNEFVIANGDYFYLDTCCGITIKAESNLSDLYILALLNSNLLDFIFKQITVPKAGGHYIHKPMFLERLPIARIFFTTPNEERKKEVKDAISFYNNQDKVNIQKWIDRELKEKRNDTIHDLLAYLAEEMIKMNEKKNREIKGFLKWLEREIGSEIDDLSNKTAIKEYHEHSYNQLIEILKRNRSKLSIDPSDRKTQEKLEDQFTQSISILEPLKTKIKATDDLIDEIVYKLYGLTEEEIKIVKGEVSA; translated from the coding sequence ATGATGTCTGAACAGGAAATGCTGTTCTTTTTGAAAAACCAGAAACTCTTCTCAAACAACTACCTCGAACACAGGCTCCAATCAACCTCTTTATGGAATGCAGACAATGAAAAGGTTCGCACGGCATTTGAGAATATAAAGGATGCTTATAGATCAACCAGATCATTAAAGCTCGGTCCGGGAGAGGAGGCAAACCTTGAAGATAAATTTATAAGGCCGGTACTTACATCTCTTGATTACGAATGGGACGTCCAGCCAACAACCCAGAGAGGTGCAAAAAAGAAACGGCCTGACTACGCACTATTTAAAGACAATGATTCCTATAAAGAAGCCCGCAAGGAAAAAGATAATTTCAGGTACTTTTATTCCTATTCCCTTACTATCCTGGAAGCAAAATACTGGGGTAGAAGCCTGAACGATACCGATCCCAAAGATATCCTCGATACCCGTGATCCCACAGCCCAAATAGTAAAATACCTTGACGATGTCTACTATGCCTCTCAGAGCCGTATTCAATGGGCAATATTGACAAATGGGAAGGTATGGCGTCTCTTTTACTACCGTGCCGCCTCGCGTTCCGGGAATTATTATGAAGTGGATTTAGAGGAGATTATCAATTGCAATAATCCTGACACCTTCAAATACTTTTACCTCTTCTTCTCAAAAGATGCCTTTATTTCTGATCCAGTAACAGGAAAGACATGGCTTGACCAGCATATTAAGGGCAGTGAAGATTATGCTGCAAGGGTCAGCGAAAACCTTAAAAACCTTATATTCGATAAGATCTTTGAGGGTTTAGCGGAAGGCTTTATCGAATATCGTTGCAACGAAAAGCATATCAAAAAAGAAACTGATGAGGATTTAAAAGAAATATTCAACGGCTGTCTCACCCTCCTTTACCGGCTCTTATTCTTGTTATATGCAGAATCAAGGGCGCTTTTGCCTGTAAATGATCAGGACCGCTATTACAAAAAGAGCCTGAAAAGATTAAAGGAAGACATTGCTAATGAGCTTGAAATAACTATCTTTGAGGGTATGAGTCATCAAACCTATGATTATTGGTCACGCCTTGAGTCCCTTTGCAGGATCATAGAGAGAGGCGACAAGGCATTAAACATTCCTGTTTATAATGGAGGCCTTTTTGAAACACCGCTTGAAAGTTTTTTAGCGGCCAATAAAATATCCGATCCATATCTTGCCGAGGCAATTGCACTTCTCACCATAGACCAGCAAGGTGAGTATACGCCAGGCCAAAAACCCTTCATTGATTATTCATCCCTAGACGTCCGCCATCTGGGTAATATTTACGAAGGGCTTCTTGAGTTCCATATCCGGATTGCAGATGAGCCTATGGTTGAGATCAAAGAAGGCAGCAAATTACTTTGGAAAAAGGAATCGGAGATTGATGCAACTACCAGGATATACAGGAGAAAAGAGAAAGGCGGGATTTACATAGAAAACTCAAAGCATGAGCGTAAGGCCACAGGTTCTTATTACACACCCCATTATATTGTCGAATATATTGTGAAGAATACCGTAGGCCCGGTACTGGAAACACGATTTCAAAGGGCACATGAAATCCTTTCTGAATTAGAAGCGCTGTACAGAAAGCAGCAAAGACAGCTAAAGAAACTAAAAGACTGGAAGTATTGGGAGCATTTGGGAGAACCATTAGGGACGCATATTGACGAAATCCAAAAATTAGAAGAAGGGCTTTTTGAAACGGTATTTGACGTTAAGGTACTTGACCCCGCTATGGGGAGTGGTCATTTTCTCGTTCATACCGTCGATTTTATAACAGACAAGGTCATAGCCTTTCTTGCCAATTTTCCCGAAAACCCGGTAATAAGAAAGATGGAGAATTTGAAGCATGAAATACTTGAAGGGATAAAGCGGCAAGGGGTAAGCATAGATGAAAGCAAACTTACAGAAGTAAATCTTACGAAGCGAACGGTAATGAAACGGTGTATCTACGGTGTAGATCTGAATGCGATGGCCGTTGAGCTTACAAAACTATCATTATGGCTCGATTCCTTTACCCTCGGCGCACCGCTTTCATTTTTGGATCACCATCTGAAGTGTGGTAATTCACTGATAGGTTCAAATTTAGAAACGCTTAGAAACGCAACAGAAAAGAAGTTGTTTCGTATAAGCCTGGAACCCTTAAATAGAGCCATCAGAAATATGCTCTTTGTGTCCAGCCTTTCAGATGCAACATATCAGCAGGTAAAAGATTCTGAACGGAAATACAGAGATGCGGATAAAAGCATCATTGGATATAGAATACTCCTCGATATACTTGTCTCTGAACATTTTGGAGTAAAAGAGGCAAAGATATTTTTACCTGAAGTAAGTAGTATAATAGACCTGGATAACCTTAAAAGGTCTATTGACTCATTGCACAAAAAGGATAGAAAAACAATTTCATCTATCGAGAGAATAGCAAAGGGAAAACGGTTTTTCCACTGGGAAATTGAATTTCCAGAGGTTTTCTTTGAGCGTGTTGGTTCACGGGAACAAAAAGTAGAGAGGAAAGAGAATCCTGGGTTTGATTGTGTAATAGGCAATCCACCGTATATAGGATTTCACGGCTTTGAAGAAATAAAATTTTACCTTAAGCAAACATATCAATCTTGTTCCGGTAAATATGATATTTATATACCATTCATTGAACTATTTTTAAGGATTTTAAGGAAGCATGGTAAAGGCAGCTATATTTGTCCAAGTGGGTTTATGAAAAGAGACTATGGTAAGCATCTGCGTATTTTACTGAATCATAATGCAATGCTGGAAATACTACATGATTTTAGGGATTATCAGGTATTTGAAGGTGCTACAAATTATACATGTATTTTTGTCTTTTCAAACAATCCCGTATTTTCCAATTATAATTTTAAGGCTTCTTTTGGTAATGACCTACATTCACAAAAATTTACTATTAACACGGAATATACACTATCCGAAGAAGCTTGGAATATAACTACAGATAATCTTTTAATGAAGGTAAAATCTTCAGGAAGAACTATACCTTTAAAAGAAATTGCTTCAGTAATTGCAGAGGGGATAGTGACTGGCTGCAATGATGTTTTTGTTCTCAAAAACAATAGCTTTGACAACTCAATTCTTGCAGAAAACGGAGTTATAAGAAAAGCTCTTAAGGGGGAAACGACAGACCGGTATGAGATTAAATGGGATGATACATATCTTATTTACCCTTACAAGCTTGATGTAAATAAGACGATACCTCTTTCCGAGGGAGAGCTGAAAAAATACCCCAATACTTATCAATATTTATTAGACAAGAGAAGTAAGCTCCTGGGTAGAGATTATTTTGATAATTCATCAAAATTTTGGTTCGAACTTTGGAATCAAAGAGATTTGGCACGTCAGTCCAGTCGTAAGATTGTTGTACAGGAAAATTCTGCAAAAAATGAGTTTGTTATTGCTAACGGTGATTACTTTTACCTTGATACATGTTGTGGAATTACGATAAAAGCAGAAAGTAATCTCAGCGATTTATATATTTTGGCCCTGTTAAATTCCAATCTGCTAGATTTTATTTTTAAGCAAATCACTGTACCAAAAGCTGGTGGGCATTATATTCACAAACCCATGTTTTTAGAGCGGCTTCCTATTGCCCGTATCTTTTTTACAACTCCTAATGAAGAACGAAAAAAAGAGGTTAAAGATGCGATAAGTTTTTACAACAACCAGGATAAAGTGAATATTCAAAAATGGATAGATCGAGAATTAAAGGAAAAAAGAAACGATACAATTCATGATCTCCTTGCCTATCTTGCTGAAGAAATGATTAAAATGAACGAAAAGAAAAATAGGGAAATCAAAGGTTTCCTGAAATGGCTTGAACGTGAAATCGGCTCAGAGATCGATGATCTTTCAAACAAGACCGCTATAAAGGAATATCATGAACACAGCTATAATCAACTCATTGAAATCTTAAAGAGGAATAGAAGTAAGCTATCAATAGACCCATCAGACCGGAAGACTCAAGAAAAACTTGAGGATCAATTTACCCAAAGCATCTCAATCCTTGAACCACTTAAAACCAAAATTAAAGCTACGGATGATTTGATAGATGAAATAGTTTACAAGCTGTATGGATTAACCGAAGAAGAGATTAAGATTGTGAAAGGTGAAGTATCTGCATAA